The Thermogemmatispora onikobensis genome contains the following window.
AGCGGTCGAGGTGAAGGCTGGTGACCCACGTTCGAGCCGCACACCATTGCTCGAATAGGCGAAGCCGGGGAGAGCAGCCCCGGGTCGGCAGCTTCTGGTTGGCCCGGCTGCTCCCTTCCTACTGGCGCCGTGCCGTGGTCCGCCTACGGGCATGTTTTGCCTGTTGTTGCTGTCGTCGTAGTTGAAAGGGAGGTGAACCGTTCATGCGGAAGCATGTGAATACCATTCTGGCAACGGCTGAACCCTCGGGTCAGTTAGAAGCGTTGGAGCGTCTGATGCGTCAGGCGCAGGAGCTGGATGTACAGGCAGTGGCCATACTGGGCAATCTGGCCGCGCGCAGCCTCAGCCGGCGCGACTACGGTCGCTTCTTCTCGCTGTTAGCCCAGAGCCGCCTGCCCACGTTCTACGTGCCAGGGCCCGAGGATGGGCCGCTGGCCCTCTACCTGCAGGAGGCAGCCCAGATTGAGGTCATCTATCCCTACCTGCATGGTGTGCACGGGACCTTCGCCCTGGCTCCGGGCTATGTGGTTTTCACTGGCATGGGCGGAGCAATTACCGATGACCCTCAACAGGCACGCGAGGAACAGGAAAACTTACGCTATCCAGCCTGGGAGGTGGCCTATCGCTTGAAGTTCCTCTCTGAACTCAAAGACTACGAGAAGGTTTTCCTGTTCCATACGCCGCCCTATCATAAGGGCTTCCATGAAGCGGGCAGCCCAACCCTGGCCGAGCTGATCAAGAGCTATAGCCCGCGCCTGGTCCTGGTCAGCGGCCCAGAACGCAAGCGCGAGCTGCTCGGCACCTCTGCCGTGGTCGCTCCCGGCTCGCTCGCCAGAGGCGAGTACAGCATCATTGATGTGCAACACCAGACTGTCGAGGGGCGGACACTGTAACTCTGTCTGTAAGAGAGGAAAAAAGAGCAGGGGGAGATTGATCGTCTGACCGGTAGCGGTCTGCCCCGTTTGTTCTCGGTTAGGCGTCTCTCCCGGCGGAGGGTGAAGAGCTGCCTCCTCTTGCTGCGCCTGACCCTGCCAGGAACCGGAATGTGACCAACATCACGGTGCATAAGCGTTGACGCTATTGATTGGACCGCATTGAAAGGAGGTCACAGCATGGCACTGACGCGCGGTTTCGATCCTTTCTCCGAAATGCTCAGCCTGCGCGATGCCATGAACCGGCTGCTAGAACAGAGCTTTGTACGGCCAGGCTCGACCCTCTTCGGCACAGGGTCACGCATGATCCCTCTCGACGTGCTGGAGACCGAGCAGGGCTATCGCATCACCGCCCTGCTCCCGGGCGTGAAACCTGAAGATATCGAGCTACTTGCTCATGAGCATAGCCTGACCCTCAAAGCCAAATACCGCGGCAGCGAGGAGAGCGAGGGCCAGCAACAGGGCACCTGGCTGCTGCGCGAAATCGGCAGTGGCACCGTTGAACGCACCCTGGCCTTTGATCGCCCCATCGATGCCGATAAAATCGAGGCGCGCTATGAGAATGGGCGCCTGACCATGACGGTTCCCTTAAGTGAAGGCAGCCGTCCGCGCCGCATCAATGTCCGGGCAGCCATACCTGTCTCTGCTGGCGCTACCCCCTGATTTCCAGGGCCTGGCAGATACCTGAA
Protein-coding sequences here:
- a CDS encoding metallophosphoesterase; translated protein: MRKHVNTILATAEPSGQLEALERLMRQAQELDVQAVAILGNLAARSLSRRDYGRFFSLLAQSRLPTFYVPGPEDGPLALYLQEAAQIEVIYPYLHGVHGTFALAPGYVVFTGMGGAITDDPQQAREEQENLRYPAWEVAYRLKFLSELKDYEKVFLFHTPPYHKGFHEAGSPTLAELIKSYSPRLVLVSGPERKRELLGTSAVVAPGSLARGEYSIIDVQHQTVEGRTL
- a CDS encoding Hsp20/alpha crystallin family protein; the encoded protein is MALTRGFDPFSEMLSLRDAMNRLLEQSFVRPGSTLFGTGSRMIPLDVLETEQGYRITALLPGVKPEDIELLAHEHSLTLKAKYRGSEESEGQQQGTWLLREIGSGTVERTLAFDRPIDADKIEARYENGRLTMTVPLSEGSRPRRINVRAAIPVSAGATP